Proteins co-encoded in one Nonlabens agnitus genomic window:
- a CDS encoding MORN repeat-containing protein, translated as MKRIFPYILVLLTATFAFYQYNKSENLKEELAAGKQEENTDLDLNQKKVISRTDSLLEAGNYEQALENLDQFTTNYMMDRELRRSLGTRMLAMQNQLKYRSNPSEPIDATAAVTPSEQYSQQEIDSLSFALAKAQMQLKNIQTQMQQKLYGEYLTFKSAKGNRLHYVGQVKRKKANGYGIAILDSGSRYEGEWHNGLRHGNGTFYWIDGEHYEGEYVNDVRSGLGTYYWTNGEKFVGSWDNDLRNGKGKFYDKDGNIIASGTWKDDKLIEER; from the coding sequence ATGAAAAGAATATTTCCATACATATTGGTTTTGCTAACAGCGACATTTGCCTTTTATCAATATAACAAGAGCGAGAATTTAAAAGAAGAGTTAGCCGCAGGAAAACAAGAAGAAAATACAGATCTGGACTTAAATCAAAAGAAGGTCATCTCAAGAACAGATTCTTTACTGGAAGCAGGAAACTATGAGCAAGCTCTCGAAAATCTTGACCAGTTTACTACAAATTATATGATGGATCGCGAGTTGCGTCGCAGTCTAGGCACCAGAATGCTTGCCATGCAAAATCAATTGAAATATCGATCAAATCCATCAGAACCTATCGATGCTACAGCCGCGGTAACGCCCTCGGAACAATACAGCCAACAGGAAATTGATTCCTTAAGTTTTGCACTAGCAAAAGCACAGATGCAACTCAAGAATATTCAAACACAGATGCAGCAAAAGCTCTATGGAGAATACTTAACTTTTAAAAGTGCAAAAGGAAACCGTCTTCACTATGTGGGCCAGGTGAAAAGAAAAAAAGCTAATGGGTATGGTATTGCCATTCTTGATAGTGGTAGTCGTTATGAAGGAGAGTGGCACAATGGTCTGCGACATGGAAATGGTACTTTTTACTGGATTGATGGCGAACATTATGAAGGGGAATACGTCAACGACGTGCGTAGCGGCTTAGGTACATATTACTGGACTAATGGTGAGAAGTTTGTAGGTTCATGGGACAATGATCTGCGCAATGGTAAGGGGAAATTCTACGATAAAGACGGTAACATCATTGCTAGTGGCACCTGGAAAGATGACAAGCTAATAGAAGAAAGGTAG
- a CDS encoding ATP-binding protein: MSLLTLLFFAVGKAQRSVESDSIKRTTVATEELLRDMMFESFQLYSEGDFQGSLKNNLATIKLAEASNNLEIAHESYSYLGYDYLILEDTVKALEAFEKSYYYARKTRDSRQIANAYTDFAAVYVQDSATYEKGLHYFKNAFTIYHTLKDSSGLHGSYYDYAKVLLSRGEKKEFNEVVDSLMNYSGYSELNPGYKARSYNLKAQSYLIRGDVDQALQNLNVALELGEESHSNFILEEIYKIYATALESKQDYKMAYAMMVKYDSIFNINQKDRSYSESRKIAAKYEVAEVQEDLLQAQLEKDLEQEKVQNRTIINYILIGVILLGLGLIVFLYYISRRRKSYITALRTKNIQVEKAKLEAERLAKVKSNFFSTVSHELRTPLYGVIGLSSILLEKNKDKDNLQELQSLKFSADYLLALVNDVLHLNKIDSQNRLENHGDVFNLVDLIDNITSSFEYLRVQNNNELEVEYAQQPPHLVKGNSTVLSQILMNLIGNACKFTENGRILVRIASNATKDNDCDIKFSVQDTGPGIAPDKVKQIFEEFAQGESKNITFQGTGLGLSIVKRLLRASGSEIHVESALGKGSTFSFSMTYEVIEQESAKKLNIPLKVYDVSELKDKKILIVEDNQINQMVTKKILEKFEVQCDIAGNGKIAVEKVRDNSYDLVLMDIHMPVMNGIESTKEIRKFSKVPILALTAVELEEMREQIYNSGMNDIIVKPYDVKHFQQAILRSMATY; the protein is encoded by the coding sequence TTGTCGCTGTTAACCCTGCTTTTCTTTGCAGTTGGTAAGGCACAGCGATCTGTAGAATCAGATAGCATCAAGCGTACTACAGTTGCTACAGAAGAGCTCTTAAGAGATATGATGTTTGAAAGCTTCCAGCTCTATTCAGAAGGCGATTTTCAAGGTTCACTCAAGAACAACCTCGCGACCATCAAGCTTGCTGAAGCATCCAATAATCTAGAAATTGCTCACGAATCTTACAGCTATTTAGGGTATGATTATCTAATTCTTGAAGACACTGTAAAAGCTTTGGAAGCCTTTGAGAAATCCTACTACTATGCCAGAAAAACCAGAGATAGTCGTCAAATAGCTAATGCTTATACAGATTTTGCCGCGGTTTATGTACAGGATAGCGCTACTTATGAAAAGGGACTGCATTATTTTAAAAATGCATTTACGATATACCACACATTAAAGGACAGTTCTGGACTTCACGGTAGTTATTATGACTATGCTAAGGTACTTCTATCACGTGGTGAGAAGAAAGAATTCAACGAGGTAGTGGATTCTCTCATGAACTATTCTGGCTATTCTGAGCTCAATCCAGGATATAAAGCAAGGTCATACAATCTTAAGGCTCAAAGCTATTTAATTCGTGGAGATGTGGATCAAGCTCTTCAAAACTTAAATGTGGCGTTAGAATTGGGCGAGGAATCGCATTCCAATTTTATCCTAGAAGAAATTTACAAGATTTATGCTACTGCCTTAGAGTCAAAACAAGACTATAAAATGGCCTATGCCATGATGGTCAAATATGATAGCATCTTCAACATCAATCAAAAGGACCGTAGTTATTCAGAAAGCAGAAAAATAGCTGCAAAATATGAGGTTGCCGAAGTTCAGGAAGACTTATTACAGGCACAGTTAGAAAAAGACCTGGAACAAGAAAAGGTTCAAAACCGCACCATCATCAATTACATCCTTATTGGGGTCATTCTGCTAGGATTAGGGTTGATTGTATTCCTTTACTATATTTCTAGAAGAAGAAAATCCTATATTACCGCACTCCGAACTAAAAATATACAAGTAGAAAAAGCAAAACTAGAGGCAGAACGTCTTGCCAAGGTCAAAAGCAATTTCTTCTCTACCGTGAGTCATGAGCTTAGAACTCCATTATATGGTGTGATCGGTTTGAGCAGTATACTCCTTGAAAAGAACAAGGACAAGGACAACCTTCAAGAGTTACAATCCCTTAAATTCTCTGCAGACTACCTTCTAGCACTAGTGAATGACGTATTGCACCTCAATAAAATAGACTCTCAAAATAGACTCGAGAACCATGGCGATGTTTTCAACCTTGTGGATCTTATAGACAACATCACCTCATCCTTTGAATATCTGCGCGTTCAAAACAATAATGAACTGGAAGTTGAGTATGCACAACAGCCGCCACATTTAGTAAAGGGCAACAGCACGGTACTCTCACAAATTCTTATGAACCTCATTGGAAACGCCTGTAAGTTCACAGAAAACGGAAGGATTCTAGTTCGAATAGCCTCCAATGCTACAAAAGATAACGATTGTGACATTAAGTTTTCAGTACAAGACACCGGTCCAGGCATAGCGCCAGACAAAGTAAAACAGATATTTGAAGAGTTCGCTCAAGGCGAAAGCAAAAACATCACCTTCCAGGGAACTGGTTTAGGCCTTTCCATTGTCAAAAGACTATTACGCGCTTCGGGTTCAGAAATACATGTAGAGAGTGCGCTTGGCAAAGGCTCGACTTTTAGTTTCTCAATGACTTACGAGGTCATCGAGCAAGAATCTGCGAAAAAGCTGAACATACCTCTCAAGGTTTATGATGTTAGCGAACTCAAAGACAAAAAGATCCTAATTGTGGAAGACAACCAGATCAATCAAATGGTGACCAAAAAAATCCTAGAGAAATTTGAGGTGCAGTGCGATATCGCGGGCAATGGAAAAATTGCTGTAGAAAAAGTAAGAGACAACTCTTATGATCTGGTTCTCATGGATATTCACATGCCGGTCATGAACGGTATAGAGTCCACTAAAGAGATACGTAAATTCAGTAAAGTTCCCATTTTAGCACTTACCGCGGTAGAGCTGGAAGAAATGCGAGAACAGATTTACAACAGTGGCATGAACGACATCATTGTAAAACCTTACGATGTTAAACATTTCCAACAAGCTATTTTAAGAAGCATGGCTACATATTAA
- a CDS encoding TonB-dependent receptor family protein yields the protein MDSLETIRIKVQPAIDLETVGEIVPFSVESRSFQTSRQRLQQLSFNEYLEGIPGLFILSPNNFSQDLRISLRGFGARSAFGIRGIKIVVDGIPETTPDGQGQLDNLTLGIIDELQVLRGPASLLYGNASGGVINIKTIREIDSSFVQAGSTIGNYNMFKWDLLSGVKHNNGATIISLSRTTTDGYREHAAFETNQLNIRSSFNLKGSSSLDFQLNYTDSPVALDAGGLTIEEVNLDRRQARTQNVEFDSREQVRQLKTGVSFSKSWNQIGFQSYGFYSYRDFDNNLPFESGGQVELYRNYYGQGSYLTYETLGKNSTNKIQLGYALAFQADQRQRFDNLNGVRGSSDFNQLESFNSYGFYLIDNLEFSNWNLQGGLRYDINTLKAEDRTVAANNSKQNLNSWSGSLGVTYELPNSNYLYGNVSTSFETPALTELSSNPNGATGFNENLDPQRAINYEVGFKNSASKLRWNAALFYIRTSDDLVPFEIAQFPNRTFYRNAGSTNRYGLELSGEMLLLQSVTLNGSYTFSQFEYDEYTLDQNDLSGNLLPGIPKHTAALGLTYQATNQLTIQWNNTYRGSLFADDANATQVEDAIISNINLGYPIEFNGVNLTLRTGVNNLFDTQYFDNIRINAFGNRYYEPAPGINFYTGLNLRF from the coding sequence GTGGATAGTCTAGAAACCATAAGAATCAAGGTTCAACCAGCCATTGATCTGGAAACGGTTGGAGAAATAGTACCATTTTCTGTAGAATCTAGATCTTTCCAGACATCGAGGCAACGACTACAACAACTATCCTTCAATGAATATCTAGAAGGTATTCCTGGCCTTTTTATCTTAAGTCCCAATAATTTCTCACAGGATTTACGGATTTCCTTAAGAGGATTTGGAGCGCGATCTGCCTTTGGGATAAGAGGAATTAAGATTGTGGTCGATGGAATACCAGAGACAACTCCAGATGGTCAAGGCCAACTAGACAATCTCACGCTAGGTATTATTGATGAACTCCAAGTATTGCGAGGTCCAGCATCCCTATTATATGGAAATGCATCTGGCGGTGTTATCAATATCAAAACTATAAGAGAGATTGACAGTTCTTTTGTTCAAGCAGGATCCACGATTGGAAATTATAATATGTTCAAGTGGGATCTTTTAAGTGGTGTCAAGCATAATAATGGAGCAACAATTATATCGCTTTCCAGAACCACAACAGATGGTTACCGAGAGCACGCTGCCTTTGAAACCAATCAACTTAATATTAGATCCAGCTTTAATCTCAAAGGCTCTAGTAGTCTTGATTTCCAATTGAATTACACTGATAGTCCCGTAGCTCTCGACGCTGGTGGTTTGACTATTGAAGAGGTCAACCTAGATAGAAGACAGGCACGTACACAAAACGTAGAGTTCGATAGCCGCGAACAAGTTCGACAACTCAAGACAGGAGTTTCGTTTAGCAAGAGTTGGAACCAAATAGGATTTCAATCCTACGGGTTCTATTCTTATCGAGATTTTGATAATAATCTTCCTTTTGAAAGTGGTGGTCAGGTAGAATTATACCGCAATTATTACGGCCAAGGCAGTTACTTGACCTATGAAACATTAGGAAAAAATAGCACTAATAAAATACAGTTGGGCTATGCGCTGGCATTTCAGGCAGATCAACGTCAGCGTTTTGACAACTTAAACGGCGTGCGAGGCAGTTCAGATTTTAATCAATTGGAATCGTTCAATTCTTACGGGTTTTACCTCATAGATAATCTCGAGTTTTCCAACTGGAATCTGCAAGGTGGTTTAAGATATGACATCAACACATTAAAGGCCGAAGACAGAACTGTCGCTGCTAATAACAGCAAGCAAAACTTGAATAGCTGGAGCGGTAGCCTAGGCGTCACTTATGAGCTTCCCAATTCCAATTACCTATATGGAAATGTATCGACCAGCTTTGAGACACCAGCGTTGACTGAGTTATCGTCAAACCCAAACGGCGCCACAGGATTCAATGAAAATCTAGATCCGCAACGCGCGATAAATTATGAGGTAGGGTTTAAAAATTCAGCCAGTAAGCTGCGATGGAATGCTGCATTGTTTTATATAAGAACAAGTGATGATCTCGTACCGTTTGAGATTGCCCAATTTCCCAATCGCACATTTTATAGGAATGCTGGTAGCACCAATAGATATGGTTTGGAACTTTCAGGTGAAATGTTGCTTTTACAATCGGTAACGTTAAATGGGTCTTACACGTTTTCACAGTTTGAGTATGATGAATACACGCTGGACCAAAATGATTTATCTGGCAACCTCTTACCAGGCATCCCAAAACATACGGCCGCTCTAGGGCTTACCTATCAAGCCACTAATCAATTAACCATCCAGTGGAACAACACTTACCGCGGCAGCCTATTTGCTGACGATGCAAACGCTACCCAGGTGGAAGATGCCATCATCTCCAACATCAACCTAGGATATCCCATAGAATTCAATGGCGTGAACCTCACCTTGCGAACAGGTGTCAACAATCTCTTTGACACACAGTACTTTGACAACATACGCATCAACGCCTTCGGCAATCGGTATTATGAGCCAGCGCCAGGCATCAATTTCTACACTGGATTAAATCTTCGTTTTTAG
- a CDS encoding HupE/UreJ family protein, with product MDNFKFYFLEGFWHVLDLQAYDHILFIILLAVPYLFNGWRKLLLLVTAFTIGHSISLLLVTFGKVSFSSAYIEFLIPVTIAVTALYNIFTAGRRHQNNTPWLTVIIAIFFGLIHGFGFSGAFRMLASGTDDNILLTLTEFALGIEGAQLVIVLIVLILNFIFTGLFRFSKREWAQIISAIIFGIVIPMLIARWIW from the coding sequence ATGGATAATTTTAAATTCTATTTTTTAGAGGGTTTTTGGCATGTGCTTGACCTGCAGGCTTATGACCACATCCTTTTTATTATTTTGCTCGCGGTTCCCTATTTGTTTAACGGTTGGCGCAAGCTATTACTGCTGGTAACCGCTTTTACGATAGGTCATTCCATCTCTTTGCTGCTGGTCACCTTTGGCAAGGTTTCTTTTTCATCGGCTTACATAGAATTCTTGATACCTGTCACCATTGCAGTGACTGCATTATATAACATCTTCACCGCAGGACGTCGCCACCAGAACAATACGCCATGGCTTACTGTAATTATTGCCATCTTTTTTGGACTCATTCATGGGTTTGGTTTCTCTGGAGCCTTCCGCATGTTGGCTTCTGGAACTGATGATAACATTCTTTTGACACTGACAGAATTTGCTCTGGGAATCGAGGGTGCACAATTAGTTATTGTACTGATTGTCTTGATTCTAAATTTTATCTTTACAGGACTTTTCCGTTTCAGTAAACGGGAATGGGCACAAATCATTTCGGCCATCATTTTTGGGATCGTTATTCCCATGTTGATCGCAAGATGGATCTGGTAA
- a CDS encoding deoxycytidylate deaminase, translating into MKPEKQHRYDVAYLKMAQEWAQLSYCKRRKVGALIVRDRMIISDGYNGTPSGFENFCEDEEGYTKWYVLHAEANAILKVAASTQSCTGATLYITMSPCQQCSKLIHQSGIKRVVYLNAYKDDSGLQFLEKAGVITKQISQLD; encoded by the coding sequence TTGAAACCTGAAAAGCAACATAGATACGACGTCGCCTACCTTAAAATGGCACAGGAATGGGCACAACTTTCCTATTGCAAGCGTCGCAAGGTAGGAGCGCTAATCGTGCGCGACCGCATGATCATAAGTGATGGTTATAACGGCACGCCTAGTGGTTTTGAGAACTTTTGTGAGGATGAAGAAGGCTATACCAAATGGTACGTGTTGCATGCCGAGGCTAATGCAATACTAAAAGTGGCCGCTTCTACACAATCCTGTACAGGCGCGACGCTCTATATTACCATGTCGCCATGCCAGCAGTGCAGCAAATTGATCCATCAAAGTGGCATCAAACGTGTAGTATACCTCAATGCCTATAAGGACGATAGCGGTCTGCAATTCCTCGAGAAAGCAGGCGTTATTACAAAACAGATTAGCCAACTCGATTGA
- a CDS encoding S41 family peptidase, producing the protein MKKQYLYYPLFLGIFFGLGILIGNLLSVNGMDDAFTTSGNLKKRKLNRLIDIIDQRYVDEVNTDSIVDVTVNGILQNLDPHSIYISTDQAQAVADDMRGNFVGIGIRYFVNEDTISVLSTIKDGPSQKAGIKSGDRILTVDGRPLYGENKVSTDQLKGESGSRITLGVLKPGDSTVFKIPVTRGQIAIKSVDAAYMLTNELGYIKVNRFAESTTAEFNRAIDILKRKGAQQVAVDLRDNPGGVLQAALDMADEFLKDDQLMLFQKDRNNKRKNSYATSDGDFEDKPVFILINENSASASEVVAGALQDNDKGTIIGRRSFGKGLVQQEMQLGDGSAVRLTVARYYTPTGRSIQRPYDSGNEDYFNEYLERYENGELQDKSNIEVNDSLMYKTPAGKIVYGGGGIIPDVFVAGPKGYENQTLDYFARTGFADRVANDFLRTEGSYLRYMPEKEFVDSYQVPETLLLEFYQRARGGNNKSLRLTGNREFMMLLLKASLAEQLYGTELKVKLLNTMDPMIDRLKELSRDRKNT; encoded by the coding sequence ATGAAAAAACAATATCTATACTACCCATTATTTCTAGGGATCTTCTTTGGACTAGGGATTTTGATAGGCAACCTATTGTCTGTCAACGGTATGGATGATGCCTTCACAACATCTGGCAATCTTAAGAAGCGCAAACTTAACAGACTCATAGATATTATTGACCAGCGTTATGTGGATGAGGTCAATACAGATAGCATCGTGGATGTTACCGTCAATGGTATTCTTCAAAACCTCGATCCACATTCCATCTACATCTCAACAGATCAAGCACAAGCCGTCGCTGATGATATGCGAGGTAATTTTGTGGGTATAGGGATCAGGTATTTTGTCAATGAGGATACAATTTCGGTTTTGAGCACAATCAAAGATGGACCTAGCCAAAAAGCTGGTATCAAAAGCGGTGATCGCATTCTTACCGTGGACGGCAGACCGTTGTATGGAGAAAACAAGGTTTCTACAGATCAACTAAAAGGAGAATCTGGCTCAAGAATCACACTAGGTGTCCTTAAACCTGGTGATAGCACTGTTTTTAAGATACCGGTTACTCGCGGCCAGATTGCCATCAAGAGTGTTGACGCCGCTTATATGTTGACTAATGAATTGGGTTACATTAAGGTCAACCGCTTTGCAGAATCTACCACAGCAGAGTTTAATCGTGCCATAGATATTTTGAAAAGAAAAGGAGCACAGCAAGTCGCTGTCGATTTAAGAGATAATCCTGGAGGTGTTTTACAAGCGGCTCTAGACATGGCCGATGAGTTTTTGAAAGATGACCAGTTGATGCTATTTCAAAAGGACCGCAACAATAAGCGAAAAAACAGTTATGCCACCTCAGATGGTGATTTTGAGGACAAACCCGTATTTATTCTAATCAATGAAAATAGTGCCAGCGCCAGCGAGGTTGTTGCAGGTGCCTTGCAGGATAATGATAAGGGAACTATTATAGGTCGACGCAGTTTCGGCAAGGGATTGGTGCAGCAGGAAATGCAATTGGGTGATGGTAGTGCCGTACGATTAACCGTGGCTAGATATTACACGCCTACAGGTCGTAGTATTCAAAGGCCCTATGATTCTGGTAATGAAGATTACTTCAATGAATATCTTGAGCGTTATGAGAACGGTGAACTACAGGATAAATCCAATATTGAAGTCAACGACTCTTTAATGTATAAAACACCAGCAGGAAAAATCGTGTACGGTGGTGGCGGTATTATTCCAGACGTTTTTGTTGCAGGACCTAAAGGTTACGAGAATCAAACCTTAGATTATTTTGCTAGAACAGGTTTTGCAGATCGTGTTGCCAACGATTTCTTGCGTACTGAAGGTTCTTACTTGCGGTACATGCCAGAAAAGGAATTTGTAGATTCCTACCAGGTTCCAGAAACGCTTTTATTGGAATTTTACCAAAGGGCCAGAGGTGGAAATAATAAATCACTGCGATTGACGGGCAATCGTGAATTCATGATGCTGCTTTTAAAAGCCTCACTTGCAGAACAGCTTTATGGTACAGAGCTTAAAGTGAAATTGCTCAACACTATGGATCCCATGATAGATCGATTAAAAGAGTTGAGTCGAGACCGCAAAAATACCTAG